The genomic region CCGTTCGCGACATCGGCCCGGGCGGTCACTACCTCGGCCACGCGCACACCATCGAGAACTTCCAGCGCGCGTTCTTCATGCCGAAGCTCTTCGACAACAACAGCTACGAGCAGTGGGTTGCCGAAGGCGAGCTCGACACCACCGCGCGTGCGATCACCAAGGTCCGACAGCTGCTCGAAGCCTACGAGGAGCCGCAGCTCGACCCGGGCACCGACGAGGCGCTGCGCGACTACATCGCACGACGCGAGCGCGAGATCCCCGCTGCTGACGCGCTCAACAACACACACTGAGGGCGACGCTCACCCCCCCGAACGCGCCCCACTCGCCTCGGACGCACGTCGCTGCTTCTTTGCCTTGTAGTGTGCCTTGGTTGCAATGTAGAGCGTCTTGTCGATCTCGCAGAACACCGTTTTGCCGCCACGATCGGTGTAGCGTGTGGTCTTGACGTAGACCATCTCGCCCGCCGACTCGACTTCCGAACGGATGGCCTCAACCTCCTCCGGCGTGTACACGCTCTCGGCAACCACATCCTGGTAGGCCGGCACCTTGAAGCGGATCTCGGCTGACTTGTCCCAGACGATGTACTGGCTGTCGAGCAGGTTGATCAGCTGCACCATCGGCACCGGGTCAACCGCCGAGAACAGGCTGCCACCGAAAATGGCGCCCACGTAGTTGCGGTTTCGGTAGTCAATCGGAACTTCGACGACGATGCGCAGCAGGTCATCCGAGACACTCACGACCCGTCCTGTGGTGCGCCGGTACATTGGTGACCAGTTCAGGCCATGTTTGAAAAGCGAAGAGCGCTTGAAGAATCTAGGGCCGTACTTGGCAATCGATTGGTAGACGGACATCGAGATCTTGTTCGTGTGTCAGTTCGCGGGTAGCGGATGGGCAAGCCAGGGCATGCATCACCACGGGTGCACACGCCCGTCCCAGGTGTAGAAGGTGCCGCTCTGCTCGAGGGTGAGCGACAGCGCCAGCTTGACGATGCCCGCCGCGCTCTCGTCGGGAGAGATATCGGCCGCATCACCGCCCATGTCGGTGCGCACCCAACCGGGGTGAATC from Pseudomonadota bacterium harbors:
- a CDS encoding DUF4442 domain-containing protein; its protein translation is MSVYQSIAKYGPRFFKRSSLFKHGLNWSPMYRRTTGRVVSVSDDLLRIVVEVPIDYRNRNYVGAIFGGSLFSAVDPVPMVQLINLLDSQYIVWDKSAEIRFKVPAYQDVVAESVYTPEEVEAIRSEVESAGEMVYVKTTRYTDRGGKTVFCEIDKTLYIATKAHYKAKKQRRASEASGARSGG